tttattattttatttctgagtattttattctttttgacgCTTTTATAAATTGAATTTTTCCCTTAATTTTGTTTCTGGGTTGTTCATTTCAAGgatatagaaatacaactgatttttacaTAGTGATTGTGTATCCTGCAATCTTGCTGAGCATGTTTATTAGTCCAAATAGTTTTTTTGATGGATTCTTTAGAATTTTCTGTATGTCATCtctcgtgtcatctgcaaacatagttttagttcttcctttctggtttgggtaacttgtatttattttcttttattattattattttttctatatttgcaCTAGCTCAAACAAATGGAATAGAAGTAGAAAGAGCGAACATCCTTTTTTGTTCCTGATCCTAGAGGAAAGCACCCAGTCCATTAAGTGCAAtgttagctgtgagtttttcatagatgccatTTATGAGGTTCAAGAAAGGGATACATATAGAGGCAGTAAAACTAATATGTTGAAACACATGAAAATGACAGTTATGTAGATCAAAAACAGTGAAATGCTGGCAATTTCATAGAGTCCAAACCAATATAAGGAAcagcaaagaaaataataaatgtgaaattCAAGATACTGGTAACTTCTGGGACAGAGAGAGGGTGACTAGACTGGGAGGGCCTACAGGGGGATTCTAAGATGATTGTAAATGTCCATTTTCCGATTTAGGTGCTGAGTATATGTGTTTTTATTGTATGAATATTCTATAAGAACTTCAGATATATTACACacatttttacataaaaaatatatatttcacaaATCAGATTGAAAGAATATGTTTCATACGCCGTATTTTAAATACCTTCTAGCATTAAAAGTATGGTTTCAAAATGTAGAGCTCATCATTATTTCACAAAGATCTTCTTAACGATACTTTTCCTAGGGACCTATCCCCACAGTTCAGAGATAGTAGTCCTTGAATGAGGTCCAGGAACCTGCagctttaacaaaggcccaaaatgcTGCAGGTAATTTAAGGACATCATTGGGTGAACCACTCACTAGCAGAGGCCTTGGATGCCAGTTTGGGAGCTGTCCCTAGAAGTGGTGCTGAACAAAATGGAACTCAGTGATGAGTAGAGATGGGGGATCTCTGGGCCTTCAATTAATTTTCCAGGAAGTCATCCATTCTCAACACGAATTATCTCCTTAGTGTAATAATGATCCCCAATAAAAGCAAACTTTCTCCTAGCTTCTCTATAGTATCACAATTGACTCCTCCAATACCTGGCAGACCCCTTCTAAGACTGCAGTGATTCTATTTGCTTTATTCAAACACATTTGATGTGTGGCTTTCAcctgaaaaagaataagaaacagaaagggtgactcaaggtaaaaaggaaaaagtcaaagtCATTGCTAGCAAGTAATCAGTGAGAAGGAATCATAGCAAATCAACTGTCAGGAAAAGATAATTCATCTTAGCTTGAATGCCCAATGATTATGTATTAGATTATATTGCTAGATTCACTTAAAATGCTGATACATACTTAAATTAAGGTAAGCAATGATAACTGCTAAAGCAAGTCTTATAAAATGTGTGAAAGCAAAAGGTTTTAATAGCAAAGAATATAGGGCAAGATAAGGAATACAATGATACCAGCCTAATTTCATTGAGTACTTCCTGAACCCAATGGGCTCCCCTCACACTACTGAGCCCAAATCTCTGGAATAGGCTAAGGAATCTGTTATTTAATAAGTTCTCCAGTCCTTATACTCATTAAGGTTGGAGGACAGCTTTTCAAGATGATTGGTCAAATGCACTCATAATAATCCCATTCTCCTCACAAAAGAATAGTTTAATAAGGGGCTTGTACATCCTAATTCGGGTGTATAAGCTATGAAATGATGTATTCTTAATGACTCACTGGAAGTACCACctcttcattaaaaaacaaaaaacacgaaGTCATAGTCAGCTTTCTGAGATATGATGCCTGTAAGTGATGAAGCCATCTGGTGACCTTGAGGGAAACCAGTCATAGTATGCAACCAATCAAACATCACAAAGCTAGAGGAGAGCAAATTTAGGTTCCATGTTGAAATACTGTTATTCACTATGGTATACGATGGTTGtagcaaaagatttgaaagcagaaacacagatacttgtataccaatgttcattgctgcactattcataatagctatAAGGTGGAAACaggctaaatgtccatcaactgatgaatggatacacaaaatatcaTACATAgtatgaaatactactcagccataaagagaaataaagtcctaatacatactacaacatagatgaacgttgaaaacattatgctgagtgaaatgtcagccccacttatatgaaatacctagaataagcaAGTGTATAGAGtccgaagtttattagtggttaccacggcCATTAAGGAcgaaaaaagaaagggagactcattgcttaggggacaccgagttaagggtgatgaaaaaactgtgaaaatggatagtggtgatggttgaataacatgaagaatgtaataaacGTCACTGAAAGGTACAaccaaaaaaatgtataaatggcaaatgttttgttaaatatatatctaacaaaaataaaagcaataaatCAACATTTTAACGTACTGAATTATCAAAGTAAAAATTGTGATGACAGAAGTGTGCAAGtaaatatgcatacacatatgtaaaaattatttaaaattaataataaacaaaaaaattatcacaATGTAAAAAAACTTGTTACTGGAAGATTCTAACATTCTGATTCACCAAGTATTCTTTCACTTTGACTCATTTTAGAAGCACAAGCCTAAGGCAGATGATACAACTAAGAAAAAGAAGATGTTCTCCAGAAGAGTTTCTGCAAGGCCCCCTGCATGtctctgttcctcaggctgtagataaagGGGTTCATCATTGGAGGGACCacagtgtacatcactgaggctACTGCTAAGTTCTTAGAAGAATGAGTAACTGCAGAAATAATGTAGACTccaaaaactgtcccatagaataagAAAACCACTGacaggtgagacccacaggtggaGAAAGCTTTACACATTCCCCCAGCTGATGGCATGCTCAGAATGGAAGAGACAATTTTAATGTAAGAGAAAATAATCCCAAGGAGAGGAACACTACCCAATATGCTAGGTATTAAATATACCAGGATGTCATTGATGAGGGTATTGGAGCAGGCAAGTTTGATGACCTGAGCAAGTTTGCAGAAGAAGTGAGGGATTTCCAGGTCTGCACAGAAGGACAGATGCAGCACCATCAGACTGTGAAGCAGGGCATCCACCAAACTAATAAACAAGGAGAGTAGAATCAGCAGGCCACAGAGGTAAGagttcatgatgactgtgtaccTCAGTGgatggcagatggccacatagcggtcataggccattgctgCAAGGAGAAAGTTTTCTACACCTGCAAACATCAGAACAAAGCAAACCTGGGTGAGGCAGCCTGTGTAACTGATGGATTTGCTTTGCGTCTGgatgttcaccagcatcttggggaccgtggtggtgctgaaacagatgtcagCGAAGGACAAGTtggagaggaaaaagtacatgggggtgtggaggtgggagtctgAGCTGATGGCCAGGATAATAAGTAGGTTCCCCAACACAGTGACGAGGTACATGGTCAGGAATAGTTCGAAGAGGAAGGGCTGCAGTTCTGAATCCTCTGAGACCCCCAGGAGGAAGAATGCTGCTACACCAGTTTGGTTTTCTGATGCCATGCTGTTGATGAGTCTGATGATAGAAGTGATAGAACATATAACAGATTTAGAAGAATTGTGTATTTCAGAGAAATTCTAGCATCTATTTTTTCTATATTGTGAAACTAAGTGAATACTACAAatttttcctctctctgtccctctcttcccttttcttttccttttccctttccctctttgtctttctctcccttcacctGTCTCTGTCCCATCCTCTCTCACTTTCTCCCTCCTGTTTTCTCTctattcttctctctcttccatcACCACATCTTTCAAAAATCTCTCACCTGAATAAAGACACAAGTGCTCTCCCTGGTTTTAAAGATCCTTTACTCTCTGAACAAATAGGTAGTATCTTTGTGTTTATTGTATCTCTACTATTTTTTCACATTGTGCCAACTAAcaggaataaagtagaaaaaaatacatggcttTTTCCTTGggaattttcctaagccttcaaactagCATAAAAACAAACTCTACATCTATGTTTTTAGAGCAGCGGTTCTCAAACTCCTCTTTTCATCAGAATCAGCTGAAAAACTTGTTAAGCCCCACCCTGAGAGTATTGAattcagaatttgaggtctaaggctctaaaatttttctttctaaCCATTTCTCAAATGCTACTGTTGCTGGTCTGGGGATCACACTTTGAGGTTCACTGTTCTAGAGCATCAACCATTGTGGCCCATGTATAATAAATTCATATTCagggaagaacagatttgatgtaccTCAAGAGGAGATGGCGACCTGGCTCACCATGCTctgctgagggagctggccagGAGTTCAATCTCATGACTCAACTAAGCTTTTTCATTTTCAGTTGTTCCTCAAAATCTGTCCTTTATATTCTTATTTCCATTTAAATGTTCCATCATTTAGGTTCTTATTccttgtcatggattcaattgtgtccccccaaaatatgtatcaatttggctatgccatgattcccagtattatgtgaatGTCCGCCATTTTGTTATCTTATGTGATTTTTCCCATGTATTGCAAATATCCTATCATTAtgttgttaatgagatggatcagcagcagttatgttgatgagatctacaagattagattgtcttAAGCtggtctgttttgagatataaaagagagaaatgaacagagagatgtggggacctcatactaccaagaagcaagagccaggagaatagcacatcctttgtatttggggtttctgcactgagaagctcctagtccagaataagattgatgacaagggccttcctccagggccaacagtaAGAGAaaaccttaccctggagctgacaccctgaatttggacttctagcctactagactatgagagaacttgtctgctgaagccatccatgtgtgctatttctgttataacagcactagatgactaggacgtcccttgttattattgttttaattaacAGTATTATCAGAAAGCATAGTAATAAACATCATAATTATTATAAACCGCTGTCATTACCAACACTAACACTTACTGATCTCTGATTATTGGCGGGCATAGTTTTCAGGATTTACTATATTACCTGTTTTTATTCTCACAATGGACATATGAATAAGGTGCTCCTGTTATCTCACATTTTATCCATGACCTCGTGTAAAGGTAAAAGAAAAGTGAAGTTGCAGATACAAAGTACATGGTACTCTGCAAAGAGGTAAAAACAGGATTTGAATTCCGGCTGCCAGAACTTGGAGCTGACCTTATACGACCACTGTTTTTGGGTGATATAATCTCTGAGTAGGGCAGGACAAGGCATCCGGAAGGGTCAAAAAATTCTACTTGCCTCTTGAAACCTTTCACCTGAATTAAAACCAAGTGCTTTCCCTGGTATTTGAGGTCATTTGCTCTCTGACTACATAGGTAGTATCCAACAGGTGACAGAATCAAAACAGGACCCAAACTCAGGATGTGATGTCAACCTACAATGTACTAGCTGAAACCTTAAGCTTAACAGCTATTATGAAATGAGATTTCCTTTTCTTCCAGTTATTTGAAGATTGAAATATTATTCTCATAAGTTGATATATACCCATTGCAggtgagttgatttccactcattgtgaccctataggacagaactgccacatagaatttctaaggctgaaaactttacagaagctgactgccatgtctttctcctgtggggaagctggtgtgttcaaactgccaacttttgattagcagctgagtgcttaatcactgcgctaACAGGGCATCCAGGTGATATGCAGCATATTTTTTTTGCCCAAAGCTCAAGaatgggaggaaggaggaaatgcACGAGCCTTGaaaaaactggaggaaaaaagCAACAATTTTTTTAGTGTGTTCAAAGCAGAATCTTGACATCTCTactttttaacaattttaaaagatcttttgcagcagatttctccaatgaaatacatcatttgatttcttgactgctgcttccatggatgttgattgtggttccaagtaaaatgaaatccttgacaacttcaatcttttctccacttatcatgatgttgctttttgacccaatgtgaaaatttttgttttctttatgttgaggtgtaatccatactgagtgctgtagtctttgatcttcatctgtaggTGTTTCagccctcttcacttccagcaagcaaggttgtgtcatctgtacattTATGATTATTAAttcgtcttcctccaatcctgatgctacgttcttcttcataaagccaccttctcagattaaatggtcagcatacagattgaacagatatggtgaaaggatacaattctgataTACACCTTTTCAGATTTTAAACCATCAATTATTCCCTCGTTGTATCTGAACAAaagtctcttggtctatgtacagttcacaaaagcacaattaagtgttctggaattcccattcttcccggTGTTATCTGTGATTTCTTAGGATCCACAAGTTTATTTGAATGTGTTTGCAttgtcaataataataataataataaaagatggtaaacatctttctcgttttctttgctttcagtcaagatctatGCGGCAtcgacaatgatatccctggttccacattctcttctgtatccagcttgaatttctggcaattccttgtcgatgtactccTGTAATGGttgttttaaattatcttcagcaaaattttacttgtgtgtgatgttaatcatattatttgataatttccacattgttatgccacctttctttggaatgggcacaaatatggatatcttccactcgattggtcaggtagctgtcttcccaatttcttggcaaagatgagtacttccagcattggatacatttgttgaaacatctcaactggtattccctcaattcctagagccttgtttttcaccaatgcctcagtgtaccttggacttcttccttcaatactatcagatcttgatcatatgctacctcctgaaatagttcaGCATCAACCAATTCtatttgtacagtgactctgtgtatatcttccatcttcttcttatggttcctgcatcgttcaatactatgtccatagaattcttcgatattgcaacttgaggattgaattttttctttagttctttcagcctgagataTGTCaatcctgttcttcccttttgattttctaactccaggtctgtgcacatttcattataatattaaaCTTTGTTGTCTCAAGCTTCCCTTTGGAATGttttgtccagctcttttactttattgtttcttccatttgatttagctactctaagttcaagagcaagtttaagagtcaagagcaagttttggtcttttctttcattcctgtcttttttaatgaccttttgctctcttcaattatgatgtctttccacaactcatctggtcttcagttattagtgtttgaAATCTTAAAAAGGAAAGGTGCCATttggaggactaaagtgtgcctgactcaagccatgttattttcaatggcctcatgtgcataagaaagctggacaatgaaaatagaaggccaaagaagaattggtgtgtTTAAATTACAGtgttaggaaataatattgaatatatcatggactgccagaagaagaacaaatctatcttgaaagacgtatagccagaatgctccttagaagcaaggatggcaagactttgtctcacatactttggacatgttatcaggagggaacagtccctgcagaagtacataatgcttggtaaagtagaagatcagcaaaaaagtggaagacactcagtgagatggactgacatggtgaccgcaacaatgggctcaaacaatagcaaaaattgtgagaaaTGTgtgggagtgggcagtgttttgttctgtgtagtacacagggttgctgagcCAGAACTGAGcccatggcacctaataacaacagcaagcaGAATCCTAAAATGACAAAGACACAATCTAACAACACAAACATCTAGGCTGCTTGACAGGAGGGTCCCAACAGTAGTAGAAAATTGAGGAACATTGTCAAGTCAgccttaaaggagaaaaaaacataGAGCAAAGTATACCTGGACACTTCAAATGCTTGTATAATTGAGGtacttaaaaaatgtaatcaatacaAATTGCTTAGCAGGAAGCCTGGAACCTGGTGAGTGTGAAGTATTTAGATTATCATGATAATTGAATAAGATAATGTAACTTCATTGTTTTAGAAATTTCTTACCTTGTCACACACAACAATGTAtgaaataaacacatatatacTCTTTTCTGTTTAACTGCCGCTCACATTTTTACACATAAATCAGTGGAAGAGGGAACCATTCAATTTCAAAAGCAATGTCACAATTAATATCTATTAATAGGTTATTACtcctaaatttattttctaatttctttactCCCTTCCCATATAGCCCACAGTGATctgttcctcccttcctttctccctttttatGGCAGACGGTGGAAAAAATCCCATGCTGCTCAGTAGCTTCATTGATTCCCTATTCCTTTTATGTTTTGACTTAGCATCTCCATTGTAAAATTAGCAgatgttagaaaaagaaatattgaaaATCAATCATGGAATTTTGGATCTTCTTTCCTTCTGTAGCTGGCTGGGTCCTATCAAAGCCTGAGTCAGGAAATATTGGCCACTGCCTTGTGTGGGAATCTCAAGGTTGTGTACTAAGATCAACTCTAGGACACTTCCATTTCCTATGTTAAGATGAGACCCTCAAGAATATCTAGGTCCCTAAAACCAGGTAAAAGTTAACTGACTATGTCCTTGATGCATTTGCCAATTATTCTTATGAACCAATGCTTTAGAAAAAGTCTGTGaaggaaaactacaaaccactactgcaagaaaccaaaggagacctacataaatggaaagatatatcatgctcatggataggtagactcaacattctgAAAAGGACAATTCTACCGAAAgttatttacaaatacaataccaatccaaataccaacaacattctttaaagagatggaaaaaacagatcattaacttcatatggaaagggaagaaaccccATAAAGTGCAACCAGCTAGGTACTGgttatcaaaacagcctggtactggtaccagtacaatgacagatacattgaccaacgaACCAGAACTGagtacccagatgtaaattcatccacctatgatcacctgatttttgacaagggcctaaagcccatcaaatggggaaaagacagtctttttaacaaatggtgcaggcaaaattggtggatgtccatctgcaaaaaagtgaaacaggactcacacctcacaccatatataaaaactaactcaaaatggatcaaagacctaaataaagagcctaaaactatgaagttcataaaagaaaaaaaaaagatcaacactagaggccctaatacatggccttAACAAGATACAAGCCACAACCACccatacacaaactccagaagataagctagataactgggatcttctaaaaattaaatacttatgttcatcaaaataatcctccaaaagagtaaaaacagaatctacaaactgggggaaaaaatgtggctattacaaatcagacaaaattttaatctctaaaatttacaagaataTCCAACACCtctagaacaaaaagacaaaattgtccaattaaaaaatgggcaaaggaaatgaacagacacttcaccaaagaagacattcaagcggccaacaggcacatgaggaaatgctcgtgatcactagccattagagaaatgcaaatcaaaaccacgatgaaattccatctcaccctggcattactggcatgaattaaaaaaaaaaaaaacaggaaataacaaaagttggagaggtggtggggagatcggaactcttatgcagtactggtgggaatgcaaagtgatgcaaccattttgaaaaacaatatggcccttccttagaaagctagaaatagaaataccatatgagccagcaatcctactctcaggaatatattctagagaaataagagttgtcacacgaatagacatatgcacacccatgttcattgcagcattgttcataacagcaaaaagatggaaacaacctagatgcccatcaacacgaatggataatcaaactgtggtacatacatacaatggaatattacacaacaataaagaacagtgatgaatctatgaagcatctcataaaatggatgaatctaaaggacattatgctgagtgaaataagtcaatcacaaaagaacaaatactgtatgagaccactagtacaaaaactcatggaaaggtttacacacacaaaaaaacaatctttgatggttatgagggaggggaggaatggggatggaaaaacactaaataggcaatagataagcagcaactttggtgaaggctaagTCAGTaccaaatactggggaagccagcacaacttgtacaaggcaagatcatggaagctccatagacacatccaaactccctgaggtatcgaattgctgggctgagggctgtggggaccacggtcttggggaacatctagctcaattggcataacatagtttataaagaaaatgttctacaccctactttggtgagtagtgtctggagtcttaaaagcctgtgagcagccatctaggatactccactggcctccccacttcgggagcaagaaagaatgaagaaaactaaagatacaagggaaagatcagtccaaaggactaatagaccacatctaccatggcctccaccggactgagccctgtaaaactagatggtgcctggctaccaccactgactgttatgaaaaggatcacaatagacagtcccagacaaagctggaggaaaatgtagaacaaaattctaactcaaaaagaaagaccagacctgctggcctgacagagaacggagaaaccctgagagtatggctcccggacacactttcagctcagtaataaagtcattcctgaggttcccccttcagccaaagattagacagtccctaaaacaaaatgagacaaaaggggcacactagcccaggggcaaggactagaaggcaggagggaaaaggaaagctggtaataggaaattcaggtttgagaagggagaatgttgacatgttgtggggttgttaatgtcataaaacaatatgtgtactaactgtttaatgagaaactactttgttctgtaaaccttcatctaaagtacaacaacaacaaaaaataagaaagtgGCAAGTCAGACCTATCAGCTGACTGGCAGAGCTAGGGAGACACAATCAGAATTCAGGGCTACCAGGGCAGTCAGGACTTAAGAACCAAAatccc
This DNA window, taken from Elephas maximus indicus isolate mEleMax1 chromosome 3, mEleMax1 primary haplotype, whole genome shotgun sequence, encodes the following:
- the LOC126070940 gene encoding olfactory receptor 7G2-like encodes the protein MASENQTGVAAFFLLGVSEDSELQPFLFELFLTMYLVTVLGNLLIILAISSDSHLHTPMYFFLSNLSFADICFSTTTVPKMLVNIQTQSKSISYTGCLTQVCFVLMFAGVENFLLAAMAYDRYVAICHPLRYTVIMNSYLCGLLILLSLFISLVDALLHSLMVLHLSFCADLEIPHFFCKLAQVIKLACSNTLINDILVYLIPSILGSVPLLGIIFSYIKIVSSILSMPSAGGMCKAFSTCGSHLSVVFLFYGTVFGVYIISAVTHSSKNLAVASVMYTVVPPMMNPFIYSLRNRDMQGALQKLFWRTSSFS